The Candidatus Deferrimicrobiaceae bacterium sequence GAAGGTAGCGGGGCCCATCCCGCTGCCGACCCAGATCGAGCGGTTTACGGTCAACCGTTCACCGCACGTTGACAAGAAAAGCCGCGAGCAGTTCGAGATTCGGACGCACAAGCGTCTCCTGGATATTCATGAGCCGCCGGCCGCGACGATCGATGCGCTGATGAAACTCGACCTGCCTGCCGGGGTCGAAGTCGAAATCAAGCTTTAACGATCGACAGGAATAACGTAAACAAACGAACGAACGAATCCATAAGGTGCTAACAATGACGACCGGTATTTTGGGTAAAAAACTGGGCATGACGCAGGTATTCGACACCGAGGGGAAGATGATTCCCGTCACAGTGATCGAAGCCGGACCTTGCACGGTCATCCAGAAGAAAACCGTCCAGAACGACGGGTATGAAGCCATTCAGATCGGTTTCCAGTCGAAGAAGGCCCAGAAGGTCAACAAGGCCGACCTGGGGCACTTCCGCACGGCGGGAAAGGGTGCTTTCGCCATTCTGCAGGAAGTAGAGATTCCTGATCCCTCCATTGAAGTTGGAGCCGAGATCAAGGTCGACATTTTCAAGGAAGGCGATTTCGTAGATGTTTCCGGGCAGAGCAAGGGGCGCGGTTTCACGGGCGTCATGAAGCGGTGGAATTTTCGCGGTGGTCGTGCGACGCACGGCTCGATGTTCCATCGCGCGCCTGGGTCGATCGGCGCCTCTGCCTATCCGTCGAGAGTCATCAAGAATATGAAGATGGCGGGGCATTACGGAAACGAAAAGACCACCACCCTCAACCTCAAAGTCGTCGCCGTCCAGCCTGAGAAGAACCTGCTGCTCGTTCGGGGCGCTGTTCCCGGCTCCAAGAACGGCATGGTTTTCGTCCGGCACGCAGTGAAGAAGGCAAACTAAGGAGCGCATGATGGCATCCCTGGAAATGGTCGATAAGGACCGGCAGGTGAAGGAGTCGGTAGAATTGCCGGAGGCGATCTTCGGAACCGAGGTAAAAAACCACCTTCTTCATCACGTCGTGATAGCCCAGCTGGCTGCACGCCGTGCCGGCACAGCTTCAACGAAGACCCGGAAAGATATCACAGGCGGCGGCAAGAAGCCGTTTCGACAGAAGGGAACCGGCCGCGCGCGTCAAGGCACGTCGCGGTCTCCCATTATGCGGGGAGGCGGTACCGTTTTCGGTCCTCACCCGCGCAGCTACGAGATCAAGGTCAACAAGAAAGAAATGAAGGCGGCACTGCGTTGCGCCCTGACCGACAAGCTTCGGGAAAACAAACTCTTCCTGGTCGACTCGCTCGAGATCGAGACGCCTCGCACCAAGGATTTCCTCAAGGTTGCGGCAGCGCTCGGTCTCAACGATGCGCTTCTAGTCACCGAGGGCTTTCCTGAAAACCTTTATCTCGGAGTTCGGAATCTTCATGATTACAAGGTACTTCCGGTAGATGGTCTCAACGTTTACGATATCCTTTCCTACGACCAGCTGGTCCTGACCAAGCCGGCGTACGATCAAATCATCGAGGTGTTGGGGTAATGAATCATACCGATGTCATCAAGCGGCCCCTGATCACCGAGAAGGCCACGTTCATGAAAGAAGTCGGCAACGCGGTTGCATTCGAAGTCGATCGCCGGGCCAACAAAAACGTGATCCAGGAAGCAGTCGAAAAGCTTTTCAATGTGAAAGTGGTTGAAGTCCGGACCATGGTTGTCCCCGGAAAGACGAAGCGTCGCGGCCGCGTCGAAGGCCGCCGCCCGAGCTGGAAGAAGGCTGTCGTGACCCTCAAAGAGGGCGACACGATCGAATTTTTCGAAGGCGTATGACGGAATAGAAGGCAAGGAGAGCGATCATGGGTATCCGCAAATATAAACCGACTTCCCCGGGCGTGCGCCAGAAGTCCGTCCTGACCAACGAAGAACTGACCAAGAAGGCGCCCGAAAAGGCGTTGACCGTCAGCCTCAACCAGACGGGTGGTCGCAACAACCACGGTCACACCACGTCCTGGCTGCAGGGCGGGGGGCACAAGCGCAAGTACCGGATCATCGATTTCAAGCGTACCAAAGCCGACGTCCCTGCCAAGGTGGCGGCGATCGAATACGATCCCAACCGCTCCGCGCGTATTGCCCTGCTGCATTACGCCGACGGGGAGAAACGGTACATCCTTTGGCCGGTCGGACTTGCGGTCGGAGACACGGTGGTGGCCGGAAGCACGGCAGACATCAAGCCTGGCAATGCGCTTCCGATCCGAAATATCCCTGTCGGCACCCTGGTTCACAACGTTGAGCTGAAAGTCGGAAAGGGCGGTCAGATCGCCCGGTCCGCCGGCTCCGTCGTCCAGATCCTGGCGAAGGAAGGTCAGTACGCGCACCTTCGCCTCGCTTCCGGTGAAGTTCGCCTCGTCTTCATCGACTGCATGGCGACCATTGGACAGGTCGGCAATCTCGATCACGAAAAGGTATCCCTCGGCAAGGCGGGCCGCAATCGCTGGCTGGGTGTCCGTCCCTCTGTTCGCGGCGTAGCGATGAACCCTGTCGATCATCCCTTGGGCGGCGGTGAGGGACGTTCTTCGGGTGGCCGTCACCCCTGCACACCCTGGGGAAAACCGACCAAGGGTCACAAGACCCGCAAGAACCCGTCCACCGACCGCTACATCGTCAAGCGTCGCAGCAAGTAACGGACTAAGGAGTATACAAGTGGGACGTTCGATTAAGAAGGGACCGTACATCGAAGAAGGCCTTCAGCGGAAGGTGACCAAGGCGATTGCGACGGGCGACAAAAAGGTGATCAAGACTTGGTCGCGTCGCTCCACCATCACGCCTGAAATGGTCGGTTACACTTTCGCCGTCCACAACGGCCGCAAGTTCATGCCGGTGTTCGTGACCGAGAACATGGTCGGTCACAAGATGGGCGAATTCTCCCCGACCAGGACCTTCCATGGCCACTCGGGCGATCGCAAAGCCAAGGTCAAGAAGTAAGGGTCTTACGCCCCGACATAAGGGAGACACATCGATATGGAAGCCAAGGCAACACTTAAATTCACGCGGATCGCGCCCAGGAAGGCACGCCTGGTCGTCGATCTGATTCGCGGCAAGAAGCTTTCCGAGGCGCAGGCCATCTTGAAACTCGCCAAGAAGGCGTCCGCCGTGACCATCAAAAAGGTTCTCGACTCGGCTGTGGCCAACGCCGGCCAGACTGGGGTCATCGACGTCGACACCCTGTTCATCAAGCAGGCTTTCGTCGACGGAGGCGCCTCCTTGAAGCGATTCCGTCCCGCACCCATGGGGCGGGCGCACAAGTACAAGCGGCGTACGAGTCACATCACCATCGTCGTGGACGAAGCCTGATATAAAGGCATACGTTAAGGGAGGCGGCTTTTGGGACAGAAGACACATCCGTTCGGCTTTCGTCTTGGGGTTATCAAGACGTGGCGTTCCCGCTGGTACTCCGAAAAGGAGTACGCGCAGTACCTGCATGAGGACCTTCGGATCCGGAAGTTCGTGAAGGATCGTCTCATCCATGCAGGCGTTTCTTCCGTAGAGATCGAACGGAAGGCGAGCCGGGTCCACGTCATCATCTATACCGCCCGTCCCGGGATCGTGATCGGGAAGAAGGGCGCAGAGATCGAAAATCTCAAGAAGGACCTGAAGAAGTATTCGTCCAAAGAGGTTTCGGTCACGATTCAAGAGATTCGCCGGCCGGAAACCGACGCCCAACTGACCGCTGAAAACGTGGCCATGCAGCTCGAGCGGCGAATCGCTTTCCGCAGGGCAATGAAGAAGACGGTGCTCTCCTCCATGAAGCTCGGGGCGAAAGGGATCAAGATCCAGGTCTCCGGCCGACTCGGCGGCGCCGAGATGTCCAGGACCGAATGGTATCGCGAGGGACGTGTTCCTCTTCATACGCTGCGGGCCGATATCGACTACGGCTTTGCCCAGGCGAAGACCACATACGGCATCATCGGTGTGAAGGTCTGGATCTACAAGGGTGAAGTGCTGCCGATGGCGGCCTCCGTCTCCGCCTCGAAATCCGAATAGGAGCAGATAGATGCTTTCGCCAAAGAGAGTCAAATATCGGAAGATGATGAAGGGGCGGCGGGCCGGCAACGCCAACTCAGGGAATGCGTTGAATTTCGGCGATTTCGGGGTCAAGGCGCTTGAAGCCGGCTGGCTGACTGCGCGTCAGATCGAGGCGGCCCGAATCGCGATGACGCGCTTCATCAAGCGTGGCGGAAAGATCTGGATCCGGGTGTTCCCCGACAAACCGATCACGCGGAAAGCTGCCGAAACCCGTATGGGCAAAGGCAAGGGCAACCCCGAAGAATGGGTCTGCGTCATCAAGCCCGGGCGCGTTCTTTACGAGATCGAAGGGGTTGATGAAGCCACGGCGCGCGAGGCACTTCGTCTGGCGTCCCACAAGCTCCCGATCCAGACGAAGTTCCTGTCGAGGGAGGAGTAGATAGACATGAAAGCGAAAGAACTTCGCGAGTTGGCGGTTGAAGAACTTCGCCAGAAAGAACAGCAGCTTAGAGATGAAATCTTCCGCTTGAAGATGAAGCGTTCGGCGAACGCCCTCGATAACCGGATGCTTATCCGGAACCGTCGGCGTGACCTGGCCAGGGTTGCCACATTCCTGGGTCAGAAGGCCGAAAAGAAGGCGGAATAATATGGGAACGGAGAACGCAATGGAACCGCGCGGGATCAGAAAATCGAAAGTCGGCCTGGTGGTGAGCGACAAGATGGACAAGACCGTCGTGGTCCGCGTCGAACGCCTGGTTCCCCACCCGGTTTACAAGAAGTATGTCAAGAAACGCACGACTTACAAGGCACACGACGAAAAGAACGAATACAGCATCGGCGATCGGGTCGAGATCATCGAGACCCGCCCGATCAGCAAAGGTAAACGCTGGCGGGTGGCGCGATTGATCGAACGTCCCGCCGTCCGGTAGTAAAAATCAACAGCGGAGCAATTTTGCCATGATTCAAATGCAGACAATGCTCGATGCGGCTGACAATTCAGGGGCCAAGCGCCTCTGTTGCATCAAGGTTCTGGGCGGCAGCAAGCGCCGTTATGCCTCGGTCGGAGATATCATCGTGGTCAGCGTCAAGGAGGCCATCCCCCACGGCAAGGTCAAGAAGGGGGATGTTTACAAGGCCGTCGTTGTGCGCACCACCAAGGAGACCGGCCGGAACGACGGAAGCTATCTTCGGTTCGACCAGAATTCCGCCGTGCTGATCAACCCTCAGGGAGAGCCTGTCGGGACCCGTATCTTCGGACCGGTTGCGCGCGAACTTCGCGGCAAGAAGTTCATGAAGATCATCTCGCTTGCCCCTGAAGTGCTGTAGCCCGGAAAAGGAAAGGGATACCGATGTCCGAAATGACGACGACACAGATCCACAAGAACGATATCGTGAAGATCACGGCCGGCAAGGAAAAAGGCAAGGTTGGCCGCGTTCTCAAGGTCGATCGCGAGAAGATGAAGGTCTTCATCGAGAAGATCAACATGGTCAAGCGCCACACGAAGGCAGGGAAGACCAATCCCCAGGGCGGGATCATCGAAAAGGAAGCTCCGCTAGCTTATTCGAACGTGCTGATCATGTGCGACAAGTGCAACAAGCCCACCCGGATCAAGATGGTGGTCGAACCGAACGGGGACAAGCACCGGGCCTGCAAGCGGTGCGGTGATCCGCTCGAGACGAAGAAAAAATAAATATCCGCTCGGTTGCGGATAGGGGTGACAGGAAATGCCGAGACTGCAAGATTATTACAAGTCCGATGTCGTGCCCAAGCTCAAGGACAAATTCGGCTACAAGAACCCGATGGAGGTTCCCAAAGTCGAGAAGGTCATCGTCAACATGGGGCTGGGCGAGGCGCTCGAGAACGTCAAGATCATCGATTCGGCTGTCCAGGAGATCGGCATCATTACCGGGCAGAAGCCGATCGTTACGAAGGCGCGCAAGGCCATCTCCAACTTCAAACTTCGTGAGGGCGTGCCCATCGGTGTCAAGGTAACGCTTCGGCGCGACCGGATGTTCTTCTTCCTCGACAAGCTGATGGGGATCGCACTTCCTCGTGTCCGGGACTTCAAGGGCGTTTCTCCCAACGGGTTCGATGGGCGCGGCAACTACACCCTCGGCGTCAAGGAACAGATCATCTTTCCCGAGATCGATTACGACAAGATCGACAAGATCAAGGGCATGAACATAACGATCGTTACCTCTGCTCGCACCGATGAAGAGGGCCTGGAACTTCTCCGGCTCCTCGGCATGCCTTTCAGGGCCTAGAAGGAACAAGGAGGAGGACAGGAGTTGGCTAAGAAATCTTTGATCGCCAAGTGCAATCGGACGCCCAAGTTTTCAGTCCGGAAATATAACCGCTGCGTGCGCTGCGGGAGGCCCCGGGCCTTTTACCGCAAGTTTCAGCTGTGCCGCATCTGTCTCAGGCAGTTGGCGCTGAATGGGGAACTTCCCGGCGTCATCAAGGCCAGCTGGTAGGAGGAATCGATGCCCATTAATGACCATATTTCGAATCTGATCGCGCGAGTACGCAACGCACAGGTTGCGCGCTTCGACCAACTTGAGCTTCCTTCGACCAAGGTCCTCGAGAATATCGCCCAGATCCTCAAAGAGGAAGGTTTTATCAAGAATTATCGGGTCGCCTCCGACGGGAAGCAGCCGGTGCTCCGGATCTTCCTGAAGATCGTCCCCGATAACGGGTACGCCATCAAGGGGTTCAAGCGGACGAGCAAGCTCAGCCGCCGGGTTTATGTCGGCAAGGACCACATCCCGGTCGTCAAGAGCGGCTTCGGCATCTCGATCATCACGACGTCTCGCGGAGTCATGACGGGCGAGAAGGCACGGAAGATGGCCATCGGCGGCGAGTTGCTCTGCGAAGTCTGGTAGGCCGGTCGTCAGGTTCATAACTGGAGGAAGAAGATGTCTAGAATCGGTAAGATGCCGATCGCGATCCCTGCCGGGGTCAAAGTGTCGGTCGCAGACGGAATCGTGACTGTCACCGGGAAGAACGAGACGCTTTCCTGCGCCGTCCCCGAGCAGATCCAGATCACGATCGCCGAAGGCAGCGCCGTCGTATCCATAGCCACTCCCGAAGCCGGCAACCTTTACGGCATGTTCCGTACGATTCTCGCGAACATGGTCAAAGGCGTGACCGAAGGGTTCACGAAAGTCCTCGAGATTGTCGGCGTCGGATACAAAGCCGAAGCCAAGCCGGGAGCGCTTCACCTTGCATTGGGGTACTCCCACCCCGTGGTGTTTCCGCTCCCCACCGGGATCAAGGCCGAAGTCGAGGCGAACACGGTCATCAAGGTCAGCGGCGTCAACAAGGAACTTGTCGGCGAAACTGCCGCCAGGATTCGCCGCCTCCGGGCGCCCGATGTTTACAAGAACAAGGGGATCCGTTACCGGGGCGAACGCCTCATCAAGAAGGTCGGCAAGGCGGGCGGGAAATAACAACCGGTCACACCCGTAATTCCAAACGACGGAGTTTTTCGAGCCATGAGCCAGAACAATAAGCGTGAAGAATCAAGACTCAAGAGGAAAGTCCGGATCCGAAAGAACATCTTCGGGACTGAGGAGCGTCCGCGCCTCTCCATCTTCCGGAGCGCCAAGCACATCTATGCCCAACTGGTCATCGACGCAACCGGATCGACTGTCGCGGCTGCTTCGACACTGAGCCCGGAGCTCAAGGATTCGATCGCCGACGTCGAGAAGAGCGAGGCGGCCAAGAAGGTCGGCGAGCTGATCGGCAAGAAGGCGCTCGCAGCGAACATCAAGAAAGTCGTATTCGACCGGAACGGCTTCCTTTACCACGGCCGCGTGAAAGCGCTCGCTGAAGGCGCGCGCGAATCCGGACTCGAATTTTAAAAGATCTCAATCCGCATTAGGAATCGGGACAGGGAGGACGGTTTGAAGATAGTCAATCCTGAAGGTCTGGATCTCAAGGACCGGGTAGTTCACATCAGTCGCGTTGCCAAGGTCGTCAAGGGCGGCAGGCGTTTTTCGTTCAGTGCGGTCGTCGTCATCGGCGACGGTCTCGGTCACGTGGGTACCGGGCTCGGGAAAGCCAATGAAGTTCCCGACGCCATCCGCAAGGCCGTCCAGAACGCACGTCGCGTCCTCATCAAGGTTCCCCTCGTCAACGGAACGCTTCCCTACGAGGTGATCGGAGAATTCGGGGCAAGCCGGGTGATCATGCGGCCCGCCTCGCCCGGTACCGGCGTCATCGCGGGGGGGGGTGTCCGTGCGGTCATCGAATCGGCGGGAATCTCCAACATCCTGACCAAGTCGTTGGGCAGCAACAATCCCCACAACCTGGTCAAGGCTGCGATCAACGGGCTTTCGCAACTTCAGACGCCCGAACAAGTTCTTGCGATCCGCGGACCTCGTGAAGAGGAGGCGACCGCATGAGCGAGTTTCTCAAGATCACGCTCGTTCGTGGGCTGAGCGGTCACACCGAGCATCAACGAAAGGTGGTCAAAGGCCTTGGGTTGACCAAAGTCAACCGTGCCGTTGTTCGCCAAAATACCCCTGAAATTCGGGGGATGGTCGAAAAAGTGAAATTCCTGCTTCACGTAGAGGAAACGGGAGACGCAAAATGAAACTTTCCGATCTGCGCCCCGCGGATGGGGCCAAGACTGCAAAGAAGCGCGTCGGGCGCGGCAAGGGGTCCGGGCTCGGGAAGACCGCGGGTAAAGGACACAAGGGCTTGAAGGCTCGGAGCGGCGGCGGAGTCAAGCCGGGCTACGAAGGCGGCCAGATGCCGATGCAGCGCCGGTTGCCCAAACGCGGCTTCACAAACATCTTCCGCAAGGAATACGCGATCATCCAGGTCAAGGACCTCAACGTTTTCGAGGCCGGCACCGTGGTCGATGCCGAGTTGATCTGCGCCTGTGGTCTCGTCAAGGACTTCAAGAACGGCATCAAGCTGCTTGCGAACGGCGAGTTGACCCGCCCGTTGACCGTCAAGGTCGATAAAGCCAGCAAGGCTGCCTCCGATAAGGTGACTGCCGCCGGCGGAACCCTGGAGGTCGTCACCCCTTGTTGAACGGTTTCCAGAACATTACCCGGGTGCCGGAGCTCAAGCGTCGGCTTATCGTCACCGGGCTTCTGCTGATCGTTTATCGGATCGGTATCCACGTGCCGACTCCAGGCATCGACACCGCTGCGCTTGCCTCCGTGTTCGCCAATCAGGCCGGCACGTTGTTCGGCATGATAGACATGTTCTCGGGCGGCGCTTTGAGCCGTTTTTCGATTTTCACGCTCGGGATCATGCCTTACATCAGCTCCTCGATCATCCTGCAGTTGCTGACCGTCGTCATCCCGCAACTTGAGAAGCTTTCCAAGGAAGGGGATCTCGGCCGCAAGAAGATCACGCAATATACCCGTTACGGCACCGTCGTTCTTTCGATCATCCAGGGATTCGGCATCGCCGTGGGACTCGAAAGCGTCGCCGCCGGGGCAGGATCGGTGGTTTTCAACCCTGGTTGGAGCTTTCGGATCATGACGGTTCTGACATTAACATCCGGGACGGCCTTCCTGATGTGGCTGGGCGAGCAGATTACCGAGCGGGGCATCGGCAACGGCATTTCGCTGATCATCTTCGCCGGTATCGTGGCGCGATTCCCGAGCGGCCTGATCCGGACAGTCACGCTGGTTCGCACGGGCGAGATGAACCTGTTCGCCGGCTTGTTCCTGCTGGCGCTGATGATCGTCGTCGTTGGCGCGATCATCTATTTCGAGCGGGCGCATCGCCGTATTCCCGTCCAGTACGCACGACGGATCGTCGGGCGGAAGGTTTACGGCGGTCAGAGCACCCATCTTCCCCTCAAGGTCAATACTGCCGGCGTCATCCCCCCGATCTTCGCATCCTCCATCCTGTTGTTTCCCGCGACGATCGCCAATTTCGCGAAGAACCCGGTGACCCAGAAGATCTCCCAACTGATGACGCCGGGGAATTTCGTCTACGAATTGCTATACGTCGCCTTCATCATCTTTTTCTGCTACTTCTACACGGCAGTCTCGTTCAACCCTGTTGACGTCGCTGACAACATGAAAAAGTACGGCGGATTCGTACCCGGAATTCGCCCGGGGAAGAAGACGGCCGAGTACATCGATCGCATCCTGACCCGGATAACCTTGGGCGGCGCCATCTACCTTTGCGTGATCTGCGTGCTCCCGAGCATCCTGATCGCCCGCTTCAACGTCCCGTTCTATTTCGGTGGAACCGGTTTGCTGATCGTCGTAGGCGTTGCGATGGACACGATACAGCAGATCGAATCGCACCTGATCACTCGGCATTATGAGGGCTTCCTGAAAAAGGGGCAAATGAAGGGACGAAGGGGGTAGTTTCCCGATGAAGGGAGTCATACTCTTAGGGCCTCCCGGTGCAGGGAAGGGGACCCAAGCCAAACGGATCTCGTCCGATTTCAGGATCCCGCAGGTTTCCACGGGGGACATGCTTCGCGAGGCCGTGAAAGTCGGGACTCCGATGGGACTGATGGCCAAGGGGTTCATGGACACCGGCGGACTGGTCCCCGATGAGGTCGTCGTCGGGATCGTCAAGGATCGCCTCTCGGCGGAGGATTGCCGGGAAGGGTTCATCCTGGACGGATTTCCCCGGACGATTCCGCAAGCCGAAGCGCTCCAGGCCGCCACGGCCGAACTCGGGAAATCGATCGACCTGGTTCTCTCGCTCGAGGTCGACGAAAACGATTTGATGACTCGTCTTTGCGGCAGAAGGACTTGCAATAAATGTGGATCGATGTATCATGTCACGTTTAACCCTTCACGGATCGAAGGTAAATGCGACCAGTGCGGCGGCGACCTGATCCAGCGCGATGACGATCGCGAGGAGACCATCAAGTCGCGGCTGGTCAATTACAAGCGGTCGACCCAACCGCTGATCAATTTTTATCAAGCCGGCGGTAAGCTTCGGAATGTCAAGGCCACGGGCGATATCGACGCGATCTATGCGGAAATTGCCGGATTGATCCGGTCTTTATGATTATTCTAAAGTCGCCACGAGAAATCGAGGCGCTTCGTCGTGCAGGCGGATTTGTTGGCAGGTTCTTTGAGGAAGTAAAGCCATTGATTCGGGCCGGAAGCACAACCATGGACCTTGAGGAGTGCGCTGCGGCCTATCTAGAGCGCCAAGGGGTCAAGGGAGCATTCAAGGGATACATGGGCTATCCTGCAAACTTGTGCACCTCCGTAAACGAGCGGGTCGTTCACGGTATTCCCTCCCGAAAGCAGGTATTGCATGAGGGAGACCTCATCAGTATCGATTTCGGCGTCATGGCCAATGGATTCTGCGGCGACTCCGCGAAGACCTTTCCGGTCGGAAAGATCGCGGAAGTCCATGCCCGGCTGATATCCGTCACCGAGGCCTCTCTCCACAAGGGGATCGAGGCATGCCGGGTCGGAAACAGGCTGGGGGACATGTCGCACGCGATCCAGGAATTCGTCGAGGCCGCCGGTTTTTCCGTGGTCAGGGACTTTGTAGGGCACGGAATCGGGCGGAAGATGCACGAGGAGCCGCAGGTCCCCAATTTCGGCACTCCCGGCACAGGGCCAAAGTTCGTCGCCGGCATGGTGTTGGCCATAGAGCCGATGGTCAATGAGGGAAGCTGGGGCGTCGAGGTCCTCGCGGACGGATGGACCGTCATGACCCGCGACCGGAAACGGTCGGCCCATTTCGAGCATGTGGTCGCCATCACACCGGAAGGCCCCGAAATACTGACCCTCCCCTGAAGGGGCGGCGGCAAGGGAGAGAGCTGGAAGAATGGCGAAGGAAGAAGCCATTGAGCTGGAAGGCACCGTCATCGAGCCCCTTCCCAACGCGATGTTTCGCGTTGAACTGGAAAACAAGATGAAGGTGCTTGCCCATATCTCCGGCAAGATGCGGATGCACTTTATCAAGATTCTTCCCGGGGACCGCGTTACGGTTCAGTTGACACCGTACGATTTGTCCAGGGGCCGGATCGTTTACAGATCGAAATAAAGGGGACTAGAGATGAAGGTCAGGCCATCGGTTCGCAAGGTCTGCGCGAAGTGCAAGGTCATCCGCAGAAAAGGTGTCGTTCGGGTTATTTGCGAAAATCCAAAACACAAGCAGCGCCAGGGATAGCCTGAAAAGGCGCCTTGGGAAAGCAAGGAGGCACGTTTGGCACGTATAGCCGGAGTCGACATACCGAAGGTGAAGAAAATATCGGTCGCGCTGACCTATATTTACGGGATCGGACCGACCTCAGCCACGAAGATTCTTGAGGAAGCGCGTGTCCCCGCCGATACCAGGACCAGCGCTCTGACCGAAGATCAGGTTGCTCGCATCCGCGATGTCATCGACGGCAACTACAGGGTCGAGGGTGACCTTCGCAAAGAAATCTCGATGAACATCAA is a genomic window containing:
- the rplR gene encoding 50S ribosomal protein L18, which translates into the protein MSQNNKREESRLKRKVRIRKNIFGTEERPRLSIFRSAKHIYAQLVIDATGSTVAAASTLSPELKDSIADVEKSEAAKKVGELIGKKALAANIKKVVFDRNGFLYHGRVKALAEGARESGLEF
- the rpsE gene encoding 30S ribosomal protein S5 is translated as MKIVNPEGLDLKDRVVHISRVAKVVKGGRRFSFSAVVVIGDGLGHVGTGLGKANEVPDAIRKAVQNARRVLIKVPLVNGTLPYEVIGEFGASRVIMRPASPGTGVIAGGGVRAVIESAGISNILTKSLGSNNPHNLVKAAINGLSQLQTPEQVLAIRGPREEEATA
- the rpmD gene encoding 50S ribosomal protein L30, encoding MSEFLKITLVRGLSGHTEHQRKVVKGLGLTKVNRAVVRQNTPEIRGMVEKVKFLLHVEETGDAK
- the rplO gene encoding 50S ribosomal protein L15, with amino-acid sequence MKLSDLRPADGAKTAKKRVGRGKGSGLGKTAGKGHKGLKARSGGGVKPGYEGGQMPMQRRLPKRGFTNIFRKEYAIIQVKDLNVFEAGTVVDAELICACGLVKDFKNGIKLLANGELTRPLTVKVDKASKAASDKVTAAGGTLEVVTPC
- the secY gene encoding preprotein translocase subunit SecY, producing the protein MLNGFQNITRVPELKRRLIVTGLLLIVYRIGIHVPTPGIDTAALASVFANQAGTLFGMIDMFSGGALSRFSIFTLGIMPYISSSIILQLLTVVIPQLEKLSKEGDLGRKKITQYTRYGTVVLSIIQGFGIAVGLESVAAGAGSVVFNPGWSFRIMTVLTLTSGTAFLMWLGEQITERGIGNGISLIIFAGIVARFPSGLIRTVTLVRTGEMNLFAGLFLLALMIVVVGAIIYFERAHRRIPVQYARRIVGRKVYGGQSTHLPLKVNTAGVIPPIFASSILLFPATIANFAKNPVTQKISQLMTPGNFVYELLYVAFIIFFCYFYTAVSFNPVDVADNMKKYGGFVPGIRPGKKTAEYIDRILTRITLGGAIYLCVICVLPSILIARFNVPFYFGGTGLLIVVGVAMDTIQQIESHLITRHYEGFLKKGQMKGRRG
- a CDS encoding adenylate kinase; translated protein: MKGVILLGPPGAGKGTQAKRISSDFRIPQVSTGDMLREAVKVGTPMGLMAKGFMDTGGLVPDEVVVGIVKDRLSAEDCREGFILDGFPRTIPQAEALQAATAELGKSIDLVLSLEVDENDLMTRLCGRRTCNKCGSMYHVTFNPSRIEGKCDQCGGDLIQRDDDREETIKSRLVNYKRSTQPLINFYQAGGKLRNVKATGDIDAIYAEIAGLIRSL
- the map gene encoding type I methionyl aminopeptidase: MIILKSPREIEALRRAGGFVGRFFEEVKPLIRAGSTTMDLEECAAAYLERQGVKGAFKGYMGYPANLCTSVNERVVHGIPSRKQVLHEGDLISIDFGVMANGFCGDSAKTFPVGKIAEVHARLISVTEASLHKGIEACRVGNRLGDMSHAIQEFVEAAGFSVVRDFVGHGIGRKMHEEPQVPNFGTPGTGPKFVAGMVLAIEPMVNEGSWGVEVLADGWTVMTRDRKRSAHFEHVVAITPEGPEILTLP
- the infA gene encoding translation initiation factor IF-1; this translates as MAKEEAIELEGTVIEPLPNAMFRVELENKMKVLAHISGKMRMHFIKILPGDRVTVQLTPYDLSRGRIVYRSK
- the rpmJ gene encoding 50S ribosomal protein L36, with amino-acid sequence MKVRPSVRKVCAKCKVIRRKGVVRVICENPKHKQRQG
- the rpsM gene encoding 30S ribosomal protein S13, producing MARIAGVDIPKVKKISVALTYIYGIGPTSATKILEEARVPADTRTSALTEDQVARIRDVIDGNYRVEGDLRKEISMNIKRLMDLGSYRGLRHRKGLPARGQRTHTNARTRKGPRKGAVAGKKKETKK